One Setaria italica strain Yugu1 chromosome II, Setaria_italica_v2.0, whole genome shotgun sequence DNA segment encodes these proteins:
- the LOC101779129 gene encoding uncharacterized protein LOC101779129 isoform X1: MGLRADLGFSVMGYAKLVASNASTLNNQISSQACKNFLFMYPSPIWISSKPRIHGIRLTMAGMFSYQLVHVSSKEAGSGEVSSLRWRRECEQRISRCRGARHSWTDRRLPAPEPPVSLAILVSLDVDLLKLGIGSTHQQCYHFLNSSKSRILMNDECTLFLHQWSWKIR; the protein is encoded by the exons ATGGGGTTGCGTGCAGATTTGGGGTTCTCGGTG ATGGGCTATGCAAAATTGGTGGCTTCTAATGCCAGCACATTGAATAACCAGATTTCCAGCCAAGCATGCAAAAACTTCTTATTCATGTACCCCTCTCCTATCTGGATCTCAAGCAAACCAAGGAT CCACGGTATCAGGTTGACCATGGCAGGCATGTTCAGCTATCAGCTTGTGCATGTAAGTAGCAAAGAAGCAGGGAGCGGCGAGGTTTCAAGTCTCAG ATGGAGAAGGGAGTGCGAGCAGAGGATCAGCAGGTGCCGAGGTGCCAGGCACAGCTGGACTGACAGGCGACTGCCAGCACCGGAGCCTCCTGTAAGTCTTGCAATTTTAGTATCACTGGATGTAGACCTACTCAAATTAGGCATAGGCTCAACACACCAACAGTGCTATCATTTTTTAAATTCATCAAAGTCAAGAATACTTATGAATGATGAATGCACATTATTTCTACATCAGTGGAGTTGGAAAATAAGATAG
- the LOC101779129 gene encoding uncharacterized protein LOC101779129 isoform X2, with product MGLRADLGFSVMGYAKLVASNASTLNNQISSQACKNFLFMYPSPIWISSKPRIHGIRLTMAGMFSYQLVHVSSKEAGSGEVSSLRWRRECEQRISRCRGARHSWTDRRLPAPEPPVMLLCMTWLLV from the exons ATGGGGTTGCGTGCAGATTTGGGGTTCTCGGTG ATGGGCTATGCAAAATTGGTGGCTTCTAATGCCAGCACATTGAATAACCAGATTTCCAGCCAAGCATGCAAAAACTTCTTATTCATGTACCCCTCTCCTATCTGGATCTCAAGCAAACCAAGGAT CCACGGTATCAGGTTGACCATGGCAGGCATGTTCAGCTATCAGCTTGTGCATGTAAGTAGCAAAGAAGCAGGGAGCGGCGAGGTTTCAAGTCTCAG ATGGAGAAGGGAGTGCGAGCAGAGGATCAGCAGGTGCCGAGGTGCCAGGCACAGCTGGACTGACAGGCGACTGCCAGCACCGGAGCCTCCT
- the LOC101779129 gene encoding uncharacterized protein LOC101779129 isoform X3: protein MGLRADLGFSVMGYAKLVASNASTLNNQISSQACKNFLFMYPSPIWISSKPRIHGIRLTMAGMFSYQLVHVSSKEAGSGEVSSLRWRRECEQRISRCRGARHSWTDRRLPAPEPPD, encoded by the exons ATGGGGTTGCGTGCAGATTTGGGGTTCTCGGTG ATGGGCTATGCAAAATTGGTGGCTTCTAATGCCAGCACATTGAATAACCAGATTTCCAGCCAAGCATGCAAAAACTTCTTATTCATGTACCCCTCTCCTATCTGGATCTCAAGCAAACCAAGGAT CCACGGTATCAGGTTGACCATGGCAGGCATGTTCAGCTATCAGCTTGTGCATGTAAGTAGCAAAGAAGCAGGGAGCGGCGAGGTTTCAAGTCTCAG ATGGAGAAGGGAGTGCGAGCAGAGGATCAGCAGGTGCCGAGGTGCCAGGCACAGCTGGACTGACAGGCGACTGCCAGCACCGGAGCCTCCT GATTGA
- the LOC101778712 gene encoding uncharacterized protein LOC101778712, with product MADTEFRRQLCGDVSSSVVMVEKPTGPSSQFCVGCVIHKTTIDTYILTRTEFIPRKCKLVVHFSDGTKQEAKRLVGDKQFTVIHSSNAHASSTAIWFRHEPIDYSELLCIVPKPPASFQRFWDRIARPSCASTRDDGTLVPDRYFLYICHHDNTKLMTTAPIFHKDGGVCGFVLDDCMTTDKTGEKVDAHVKFCVKATTVENKLRTMLKNDDWKRALEDKAK from the exons ATG GCTGATACTGAGTTTAGACGTCAGCTGTGCGGGGATGTCTCTTCCTCAGTTGTAATGGTGGAGAAACCTACTGGTCCAAGTTCACAGTTCTGTGTGGGCTGTGTGATTCACAAGACTACAATTGACACCTATATTCTTACGCGAACAGAATTCATACCCAGAAAATGCAAGCTTGTTGTACACTTCTCTGATGGTACAAAGCAAGAGGCCAAACGGTTGGTTGGGGACAAGCAGTTCACAGTCATACATTCGAGTAATGCACATGCGTCCAGCACTGCTATATGGTTTCGTCATGAGCCGATTGATTATTCAGAATTGCTGTGCATTGTACCAAAGCCCCCAGCATCATTTCAGAGGTTCTGGGACCGCATTGCAAGGCCTTCCTGTGCATCAACTAGAGATGATGGAACTCTTGTTCCCGATCGATATTTTCTCTATATATGCCATCATGATAACACAAAACTAATGACAACAGCTCCTATTTTTCACAAAGATGGAGGGGTTTGTGGCTTTGTTCTAGATGACTGTATGACCACAGATAAAACAGGTGAGAAAGTGGACGCACATGTAAAGTTTTGTGTGAAAGCCACCACCGTGGAGAACAAATTGAGGACTATGCTGAAGAACGATGATTGGAAG CGTGCCCTAGAGGACAAGGCAAAATG